Proteins encoded together in one Impatiens glandulifera chromosome 1, dImpGla2.1, whole genome shotgun sequence window:
- the LOC124920081 gene encoding 14-3-3 protein 4 — MVHSESREENVYLAKLAEQAERYEEMVEFMEKVVKVSDVEELSVEERNLLSVAYKNVIGARRGSWRIISSIEQKEESRGNEDHVNIIKEYRSKIEEELSKICDGILILLEKNLIPVASSGESKIFYLKMKGDYHRYLAEFKTGAERKEAAESTLLAYKSAQDIALADLTPTHPIRLGLALNFSVFYYEILNSPDRACNLAKQAFDEAISELDSLGEESYKDSTLIMQLLRDNLTLWTSDVADESVDEIKEGSKRESGEGHE; from the exons ATGGTTCATAGTGAATCGCGTGAAGAAAATGTTTACTTGGCAAAGTTGGCTGAACAAGCTGAAAGATATGAAGAAATGGTTGAGTTCATGGAGAAAGTGGTGAAAGTATCTGATGTTGAGGAGCTGAGTGTGGAAGAAAGGAACCTTCTTTCAGTGGCTTATAAGAATGTGATTGGTGCAAGGAGGGGTTCTTGGAGGATTATTTCTTCGATTGAACAGAAGGAGGAGTCTCGAGGAAATGAAGATCATGTCAACATCATTAAGGAGTACAGGAGTAAAATTGAAGAGGAACTCAGCAAGATTTGTGATGGTATTCTGATTCTTTTGGAGAAGAATCTCATTCCTGTGGCATCATCTGGGGAATCTAAGATATTTTACCTTAAGATGAAGGGTGATTATCATAGGTATTTGGCTGAGTTTAAGACTGGTGCTGAGAGGAAGGAAGCTGCTGAGAGTACCTTGTTGGCTTACAAATCTGCACAG GATATTGCTTTGGCAGATTTAACGCCTACTCATCCGATTAGGCTGGGACTGGCACTTAATTTCTCCGTCTTTTACTATGAGATTCTTAACTCACCTGATCGGGCATGTAATTTGGCAAAGCAG GCTTTTGATGAGGCTATTTCTGAGCTGGACTCATTGGGTGAGGAATCATACAAAGATAGCACTTTGATCATGCAACTTCTTCGCGACAATCTGACACTATGGACATCTGATGTCGCG GATGAAAGTGTGGACGAGATCAAAGAAGGTTCGAAACGCGAATCAGGAGAAGGTCACGAGTAG
- the LOC124921070 gene encoding T-complex protein 1 subunit zeta 1 yields the protein MSLRVLNPNAEVLNKSAALHMNINAAKGLQDVLKTNLGPKGTIKMLVGGAGDIKLTKDGNTLLKEMQIQNPTAIMIARTAVAQDDTSGDGTTSTVIFIGELMKQSERYIDEGMHPRVLVDGFDIAKRATLLFLEKFKTPVVIGGEPDKEMLKMVGRTTLRTKLYEALADQLTDVIVNAVLCIRKPEESIDLFMVEIMHMRHKFDVDTHLVEGLVLDHGSRHPDMKRRVENCHILTCNVSLEYEKSEVNSGFFYSNAEQREAMVAAERRSVDERVNKIIEMKNQVCAGTDNNFVIINQKGIDPPSLDLLARAGIVALRRAKRRNMERLILACGGEAVNSVDDLTPDCLGWAGLVYEHVLGEDKYTFVENVKNPHSCTILIKGPNDHTIAQIKDAVRDGLRAVKNTIEDESVVLGAGAFEVAARQHLVNEVKKTIQGRAQLGVQAFADALLVIPKTLAENSGLDTQDAIISLTGEHDRGNIVGLNLHTGEPIDPQMEGIFDNYSVKRQIINSVPVIASQLLLVDEVIRAGRNMRKPTGP from the exons ATGTCACTTCGAGTATTAAACCCAAATGCCGAAGTGCTCAACAAATCTGCTGCGCTTCACATGAACATCAATGCCGCTAAGGGTTTGCAAGATGTCCTCAAGACCAACCTCGGTCCCAAGGGTACCATCAAGAT GCTTGTTGGTGGAGCTGGTGACATTAAACTGACAAAAGATGGCAACACCCTATTGAAGGAAATG CAAATTCAAAATCCTACTGCAATAATGATCGCAAGGACAGCAGTTGCACAAGATGACACAAGTGGTGATGGAACAACTTCTACAGTTATCTTCATTGGCGAGCTTATGAAACAATCTGAGCGCTATATTGATGAAG GGATGCACCCTCGAGTATTAGTTGATGGTTTTGATATTGCAAAAAGAGCAACATTGCTTTTTCTAGAAAAGTTCAAGACCCCTGTAGTGATCGGTGGTGAACCTGACAAAGAGATGTTGAAGATGGTAGGAAGGACAACGCTGAGAACAAAG TTGTATGAAGCATTGGCCGATCAGTTGACTGACGTAATTGTTAATGCA GTACTTTGTATTCGCAAACCCGAAGAATCTATTGATCTTTTTATGGTTGAGATTATGCATATGCGGCACAAGTTTGATGTGGACACCCATTTG GTGGAAGGACTAGTTTTAGATCATGGTTCAAGGCATCCAGATATGAAACGAAGAGTGGAAAACTGTCACATCTTGACCTGTAATGTATCACTAGAGTATGAAAAAAG TGAGGTAAATTCAGGATTTTTCTACTCAAATGCGGAACAGAGAGAGGCAATGGTTGCAGCTGAAAGGCGCTCTGTTGATGAAAGAGTGAACAAAATCATTGAAATGAAGAACCAG GTTTGTGCTGGTACTGACAATAATTTTGTCATCATTAATCAAAAAGGAATTGACCCTCCATCATTGGATCTTCTTGCTAGAGCTGGG attgttGCACTTCGGAGAGCCAAGAGGAGAAATATGGAGCGATTGATTTTGGCATGTGGTGGAGAGGCTGTTAATTCTGTTGATGACTTGACTCCTGACTGTCTGGGATGGGCAGGACTTGTTTATGAACATGTGCTTGGAGAAGATAAGTATACATTTGTAGAAAATGTTAAGAACCCTCATTCTTGTACAATCCTAATTAAAG GACCTAATGATCATACTATTGCACAAATTAAGGATGCCGTCCGTGATGGTTTAAGGGCAGTGAAAAACACCATTGAAGATGAATCAGTCGTTCTA GGGGCAGGAGCATTTGAAGTTGCAGCTAGACAGCATCTAGTCAACGAAGTAAAGAAAACTATTCAAGGG CGTGCCCAACTGGGAGTTCAAGCTTTCGCTGATGCCCTTCTTGTCATTCCCAAGACCCTAGCTGAAAATTCTGGTCTAGACACTCAAGATGCAATCATTTCCCTTACG GGTGAGCATGACAGAGGTAATATCGTGGGATTAAACCTGCACACCGGTGAGCCTATTGATCCACAAATGGAGGGCATCTTTGACAATTACTCAGTCAAACGACAAATCATAAATTCTGT GCCGGTTATTGCCTCACAGTTACTGTTAGTGGATGAAGTGATTCGCGCGGGTCGCAACATGAGGAAGCCAACTGGTCCTTAA